From the genome of Scytonema hofmannii PCC 7110, one region includes:
- a CDS encoding GAF domain-containing protein, with product MTETSPKPVATTAPLPANEVERLEALRRYNILDTPPEAAFDRITSLAARLFNVPIALVSLVDASRGWFKSSYGFDVREVQRDTTICSFALLSNEVLVIPDTRQDNRLVCNPFVQNEPGLRFYAGAPLLTQDGFNLGTLCLLDTKPRDTLTNEQTAILADLAAMVMDELELRLAARKIAQIDAALLEVTQGVSAVTGEAFFSALVQHLSKVLGVDYTYIGLVEGDNQEAIRTLAVYSKGQIVDNFAYLLHETPCKEVLQQRKLCCYPNRVQALFPNAPLLEPLNVESYVAIPFFDLMGVPLGLLGVMDGKPLTNVQLAESLLTIFALRIATELERQQTEAARQQAQYELERLVEQRTAELSQANELLHLEIAERQQAEAALQKEQELLRVLLDNVQAGIVACNAEGILTLFNRAAREFHGLPEQPLPPDRWAEYYDLYLPDGKTQMSKNEIPLFRALQGQTVENVEMAIAPKQRTTKTLLASGQAIVDSQGKKQGAVVVMHDITERKQAEAELLISDVALQQMPDAILLTDLEGKIQRWLGNAEQIFGYTAAEAIGKPVNFLHRSDIKAAMTAEIIQSIQTTGEFCGEIPCLRKDGSAVSIETTAKTVYDKAGNPIFFIGINKDITERKQAEAERAQLMRQQVQEQTARIKAEVDQQRSAFLAAVSTVLASSLDYEWTLASVANLVVPFFADWCAIDLLQNNQLIHRVAVAHRDPTKVEFVGEIHRQYPRQSDATEGVPKVLQTGKTEMVTEIPDAALLMVAQNAEHLRILHELGLKSSIISPLIARGQILGAISFVTAESERRYSEADLALAEDIAHRTAIAIDNARLYEAERTARNVAESANRVKDEFLAVLSHELRTPLNPILGWSKLLRTGKLDTAKTDYALETIERNAKLQTQLIEDLLDVSRILQGKLSLNMVPVNLASTIQSALETVRLAAEAKSIDLRFTILNLELKETDSLLELQTGGQQPENLKSEIRLEKFATERKPPDNFSQNPKFQVLGDSARIQQVVWNLLSNAVKFTPQGGQVEIGLLVTGDSSSVEDKEQRTNDTGQMTKYAQIQVTDTGKGISPDFLPYVFEYFRQADSTTTRIFGGLGLGLAIVRHLVELHGGTVAVDSPGEGQGATFTVRLPMKSESVTPKDRTATNHSRMAAPDTLSLTSVRVLVVDDEVDSRDFLTFVLEQAGAEVTATASAREALQVLAQFKPDILLCDIGMPETDGYMLMRQIRALESEQENKTPAIALTAYAGEVNQKQALAVGFQEHIAKPVTPEILVQAIRRLARLNRNVL from the coding sequence ATGACTGAAACTTCCCCTAAACCCGTTGCAACAACTGCCCCTTTGCCTGCAAATGAGGTAGAACGCTTAGAGGCTCTGCGGCGATACAACATTCTCGATACCCCACCGGAAGCTGCCTTCGATCGCATCACCTCCTTGGCAGCACGTTTATTTAATGTGCCGATCGCGCTGGTTTCCCTGGTTGATGCATCAAGAGGCTGGTTTAAATCGTCCTATGGCTTTGATGTGCGAGAGGTGCAGCGAGATACGACTATTTGCAGCTTTGCGCTGTTATCTAACGAGGTATTAGTCATCCCCGACACCAGACAAGACAATCGTCTCGTCTGTAATCCATTTGTACAAAATGAACCGGGGCTGCGGTTCTACGCCGGTGCGCCGTTGCTTACCCAAGATGGCTTCAATCTAGGCACTCTTTGTTTGTTAGATACAAAACCGCGTGATACCTTAACTAATGAGCAAACAGCCATCCTCGCGGATCTTGCCGCAATGGTGATGGATGAACTAGAGCTACGACTGGCAGCCCGTAAAATTGCTCAAATCGATGCAGCGTTGCTAGAAGTGACTCAGGGCGTTTCTGCTGTAACGGGTGAAGCATTTTTCTCTGCTTTAGTGCAACATTTGAGCAAAGTGCTGGGGGTTGATTACACCTACATTGGTCTGGTGGAGGGAGATAACCAGGAAGCAATCCGGACGCTCGCCGTCTACTCCAAGGGGCAGATCGTTGACAACTTTGCATATCTTTTGCATGAAACTCCCTGCAAGGAGGTGCTCCAGCAACGAAAATTGTGCTGCTATCCCAATCGAGTCCAAGCCTTGTTTCCTAACGCGCCTCTTTTAGAACCTCTAAACGTGGAAAGCTATGTAGCGATTCCGTTTTTTGACTTAATGGGCGTACCCCTCGGCTTACTAGGCGTGATGGATGGCAAACCTTTGACAAATGTTCAGCTTGCAGAATCCCTATTAACCATCTTTGCCCTACGGATCGCCACCGAACTGGAGCGACAGCAAACAGAAGCAGCACGGCAACAAGCCCAGTATGAGTTGGAGCGCTTAGTTGAACAACGAACGGCTGAATTATCTCAAGCAAACGAATTACTCCACTTGGAAATTGCAGAGCGGCAGCAAGCTGAAGCAGCCCTGCAAAAAGAACAGGAGTTACTCAGAGTGCTGCTTGATAATGTGCAGGCAGGAATCGTAGCGTGTAATGCCGAGGGGATTTTGACCCTATTTAATCGAGCAGCACGAGAATTTCATGGCTTGCCAGAGCAACCACTGCCGCCCGATCGATGGGCAGAGTACTATGACCTGTATTTACCCGATGGCAAAACGCAGATGTCCAAAAACGAGATTCCGCTATTTCGAGCGTTACAGGGACAGACAGTCGAGAATGTTGAAATGGCGATCGCACCCAAGCAGAGAACCACGAAGACGCTACTTGCCAGTGGACAGGCGATCGTTGATAGCCAGGGCAAAAAACAGGGGGCAGTCGTCGTGATGCATGACATCACCGAACGCAAACAAGCTGAAGCCGAATTACTGATTTCAGATGTTGCCTTGCAGCAAATGCCCGATGCCATTTTGTTGACCGATTTGGAGGGTAAGATTCAACGCTGGCTGGGCAATGCCGAGCAAATCTTTGGCTATACAGCCGCAGAGGCGATCGGCAAACCCGTTAATTTTCTCCATCGCTCAGACATTAAAGCTGCGATGACGGCTGAAATCATTCAGTCTATTCAGACAACAGGAGAGTTTTGTGGTGAAATTCCCTGTCTGCGAAAAGATGGATCGGCAGTGTCGATCGAGACAACAGCCAAAACCGTATACGACAAAGCTGGGAATCCCATCTTTTTCATTGGTATCAACAAAGACATTACCGAGCGCAAACAGGCAGAAGCGGAACGCGCCCAATTAATGCGGCAGCAAGTTCAAGAGCAAACAGCCCGCATCAAAGCAGAAGTTGACCAGCAGCGATCGGCATTTCTGGCAGCAGTCAGTACAGTACTAGCATCCTCATTGGATTACGAATGGACTCTGGCAAGTGTTGCGAATCTGGTAGTGCCGTTCTTTGCAGACTGGTGTGCGATCGACCTGCTGCAAAACAATCAATTGATTCATCGGGTTGCAGTGGCTCACCGCGATCCAACGAAAGTAGAATTTGTCGGGGAAATTCATCGGCAATATCCCAGACAAAGCGACGCGACGGAGGGAGTACCCAAGGTGCTGCAAACTGGGAAAACAGAAATGGTGACTGAAATTCCAGATGCTGCATTGCTGATGGTGGCTCAAAACGCTGAACATTTGCGAATATTGCACGAACTGGGCTTAAAGTCTAGCATTATCTCACCTTTGATTGCCCGTGGACAGATTTTAGGGGCAATTTCGTTTGTCACGGCTGAATCCGAGCGCCGTTATAGTGAGGCAGATCTGGCATTGGCAGAAGACATCGCCCATCGAACCGCGATCGCCATCGATAATGCCCGTCTCTACGAAGCAGAACGAACAGCAAGAAATGTAGCGGAATCTGCCAACCGCGTCAAAGATGAATTTCTCGCTGTTTTGTCCCATGAGTTGCGAACACCGCTCAATCCGATTTTGGGTTGGTCTAAATTGCTTCGCACTGGAAAATTAGATACCGCAAAAACAGATTATGCCTTAGAAACAATTGAGCGCAACGCTAAACTCCAAACCCAACTCATTGAGGATCTTTTAGATGTCTCGCGCATTTTGCAAGGTAAGCTCAGCCTCAATATGGTTCCCGTTAACCTGGCATCAACAATTCAATCGGCACTTGAAACCGTGCGGTTAGCAGCAGAAGCCAAATCAATCGATTTGCGATTTACGATTTTAAATTTGGAATTAAAAGAAACTGATTCGCTCTTAGAGTTACAAACTGGTGGACAACAGCCTGAAAATCTAAAATCCGAAATCCGTCTTGAAAAGTTTGCTACCGAGAGAAAGCCTCCTGACAACTTTTCGCAAAATCCAAAATTCCAAGTTTTAGGAGATTCAGCCCGCATCCAGCAAGTGGTTTGGAATTTGCTCTCCAATGCCGTCAAGTTTACGCCCCAAGGAGGACAGGTAGAGATTGGGTTATTGGTTACTGGTGATTCGTCATCTGTAGAAGATAAAGAGCAAAGGACAAATGACACTGGACAAATGACAAAGTATGCTCAAATTCAAGTCACAGACACGGGTAAGGGAATTTCTCCAGACTTTCTACCGTATGTGTTTGAGTATTTCCGTCAAGCAGATAGCACCACAACCAGAATATTTGGGGGATTAGGGTTAGGGCTGGCGATCGTGCGTCATCTTGTCGAGTTACATGGGGGAACCGTTGCAGTAGACAGTCCAGGAGAGGGACAGGGGGCAACTTTTACTGTCAGGTTGCCGATGAAATCCGAAAGTGTTACACCGAAGGATAGAACAGCGACGAATCACTCCCGCATGGCTGCTCCTGACACTTTATCGCTTACAAGTGTCCGGGTTTTGGTGGTTGATGATGAAGTAGACTCCCGTGATTTTCTCACTTTTGTCTTGGAACAAGCAGGTGCAGAAGTTACTGCAACAGCATCTGCTCGTGAAGCATTACAAGTACTGGCGCAATTCAAGCCAGACATTCTACTCTGCGATATTGGTATGCCAGAAACAGACGGCTATATGTTAATGCGTCAGATACGCGCATTGGAATCAGAACAAGAAAATAAGACTCCAGCGATCGCCCTAACTGCCTATGCGGGAGAGGTAAATCAGAAACAGGCACTGGCTGTGGGTTTTCAGGAGCACATCGCTAAACCTGTAACTCCAGAAATACTGGTTCAAGCGATCCGAAGGTTAGCTAGATTGAACAGAAATGTCCTTTAA
- a CDS encoding Panacea domain-containing protein — MVNVHDVAVYILEKMGPLMAMKLQKLVYYSQAWSLVWDEEPLFSEKIEAWANGPVVPALYNSHRGQFKVSELSEGNSSNLTPTQRETIDEVINFYGDRSSLWLSDLTHKEDPWIDARQGLMLGERGNKEITHAAMAEYYSSL, encoded by the coding sequence ATGGTAAACGTCCATGATGTGGCAGTCTACATTTTAGAGAAAATGGGACCATTGATGGCCATGAAACTTCAAAAACTTGTTTACTACTCCCAAGCTTGGTCTCTTGTCTGGGATGAGGAACCTCTTTTTTCTGAAAAAATTGAAGCGTGGGCGAATGGTCCTGTAGTACCTGCCTTATACAATAGTCATCGAGGTCAATTTAAAGTTTCAGAGTTATCCGAAGGGAATTCTAGCAACCTGACACCAACTCAACGCGAAACTATTGATGAAGTTATCAACTTTTATGGCGATCGCTCTTCTCTGTGGTTAAGTGATTTAACTCACAAAGAAGATCCTTGGATAGATGCTCGTCAAGGATTGATGCTTGGAGAACGTGGGAACAAAGAAATTACCCATGCTGCAATGGCTGAATATTACAGCAGTCTGTAA
- a CDS encoding helicase-related protein has protein sequence MTFNIAEELGRLFEVGFNIGILAYIKEKQIKHRFGNLYLQELQQLKFPKMLKQIVSKTIGSLEREIVQKWSVFFLQKGFFCGLNFLGEYIRAIGWSKPDKLKNIEILYHQCKFSGDNSIGTYENKNTEQWFKEVLRQFDTLTEEDIDRCVEQYVWKELDMGKKGEFVNADTLILLRNRKQLKIVCVDLSVFSIKTEEEIKNLDYIEIIRRLLIRDVNYLRSKSVFSQLSIDTESLELDFSEDLKSYFTAFKYKDKESSKLIQAAGYLHSFYDFLKESHILQEETSVVLHAVGYSDRGLSTMSVRPDNLAILKTCYEIYKNDVSGKEISTARLQVLNQIKRSAYQSFTNGKNFIERLLEIKPNQTNIITHQEQINGFINSVGQVPDELINQLKLSGSMKLREAHTELITKALDSDATYLFLTGNPGIGKTTAIVNFLKKRIDNGFLFFYVSPRTQVNLDIIEKFKDKDSQELCDDRILALNTHNTLLENNSREYTVQYLWNRKQGDFSAQSVNFRDRRNPTLRGQRSNKIKRQTEDVLQDMEHKGRGVLNSICEAVSTMVELGYSNNIVATVAIQSLKKTITGDTLKHFEKIFRSAYNKKDNKVIPEKMKSISWKIKHLFIMIDEITGDESGVEFLDGVSKLVETYKLMLPEHGFNTKIIVADASIVDENIINQHLANKSPEPDKIYFRKASDVFQALMFKQFKFKNLPATLINANSYPARSLSITYKLVVESYQFSQECRLKQKNNLVKSLQQEIFQDIKLLLSRPDVEQAIVYIQDKQRLAQLIDGIKKQQEDFQLFRDYLEIHANIPEEEKEKINKYKERVKIVFMTASGSRGLSFPKAKHILVEIPGFQIEKNLMEVIQVIYRGRGDDEIDNQDKELIFYLAERSVYYQDDLQNQQLSIQESVLNLLNILLILKASIMTRIFGSGKIGRNHFMIIPIGGKSVFAVGGTFSEQMANLINELKQVHRKNQRDVLVENVYTQLQKLFSHAEFVVRDTTESNYLDFLFSKQFPQICNSLDKLLDFGKIELGYISGSLLVVPIPENTLEETYQMSLLDIANYANEDLWRKMQYISHSKSYPESLQSAIKDAIELANKLRDGVNTTQKFEQGSKCSDRYYAFPLFAFMSGNAMSEYFSSNPEEPKEESFRDILATYIRTLYPVGNIFPIGHNYQDFPFVVFRSYSLEEMRQKIFTDKYLLSSNELNVLNLILSKETI, from the coding sequence ATGACATTTAACATAGCTGAAGAATTAGGGCGTTTATTTGAAGTCGGATTTAATATTGGAATTCTTGCCTATATAAAAGAGAAGCAAATTAAACACCGTTTTGGAAACTTGTATCTTCAGGAACTCCAGCAACTCAAGTTTCCCAAAATGTTGAAACAAATTGTTAGTAAAACGATTGGTTCTCTAGAAAGAGAGATAGTCCAAAAGTGGAGTGTATTTTTTCTGCAAAAAGGATTTTTCTGCGGATTAAACTTTTTGGGCGAATATATTAGAGCTATAGGCTGGAGTAAGCCAGATAAATTAAAAAATATAGAAATTTTGTATCATCAATGCAAGTTTAGTGGTGATAACAGTATAGGAACTTACGAAAATAAAAATACAGAACAGTGGTTTAAAGAAGTCTTGCGCCAGTTTGACACATTGACAGAAGAAGATATCGATCGCTGTGTTGAACAATATGTCTGGAAGGAACTAGATATGGGCAAAAAAGGGGAGTTTGTCAATGCAGATACTCTCATTTTGCTACGTAACCGGAAGCAGCTAAAAATTGTGTGTGTCGATTTATCTGTTTTTTCTATCAAGACAGAGGAAGAAATCAAAAATTTAGATTATATAGAAATTATCCGACGTTTATTAATTAGAGACGTCAATTACTTACGGTCAAAAAGTGTTTTTTCTCAACTCAGTATAGATACAGAATCTTTAGAATTGGATTTTTCGGAAGATTTAAAGAGCTACTTTACAGCTTTTAAATATAAAGATAAAGAGAGTTCTAAGCTCATTCAAGCAGCAGGTTATCTTCATAGTTTTTATGACTTTCTCAAAGAAAGCCACATTCTTCAAGAAGAAACATCAGTGGTATTGCATGCTGTAGGGTATAGCGATCGCGGATTAAGTACTATGTCTGTCCGCCCAGATAATTTAGCTATTTTAAAAACTTGTTATGAAATTTATAAAAATGATGTCAGTGGGAAAGAAATTAGCACGGCTCGCCTACAAGTTTTAAATCAGATTAAGCGGAGTGCTTATCAAAGCTTTACCAATGGGAAAAACTTTATAGAGCGACTTTTAGAAATTAAACCCAATCAAACAAATATTATTACCCATCAAGAGCAAATCAATGGATTTATCAATTCAGTCGGTCAAGTTCCCGATGAACTGATAAATCAACTGAAATTATCAGGAAGTATGAAATTGAGAGAAGCTCATACGGAACTGATAACAAAAGCACTTGACTCTGATGCTACTTATTTATTTTTAACAGGAAATCCCGGTATTGGTAAAACCACGGCAATTGTAAATTTTCTTAAAAAGCGCATTGATAATGGGTTTCTTTTCTTTTATGTTAGCCCCAGAACACAAGTTAACTTAGATATTATCGAGAAATTTAAAGACAAAGACTCTCAGGAATTATGCGATGATAGAATACTCGCTCTTAATACACATAATACCCTCCTTGAAAATAACTCCAGAGAATATACTGTTCAATACCTTTGGAATCGCAAACAGGGAGATTTTTCCGCACAGTCTGTCAACTTCCGCGATAGAAGAAATCCGACTTTACGCGGACAACGTTCCAACAAAATAAAGAGACAAACAGAGGATGTGCTTCAAGATATGGAGCACAAAGGTAGGGGTGTTTTGAATAGTATTTGCGAAGCAGTATCTACAATGGTAGAACTGGGATATTCCAATAATATTGTAGCTACAGTTGCAATACAGTCTTTAAAGAAAACAATTACAGGTGACACGTTAAAACATTTTGAGAAAATTTTTAGAAGTGCTTATAACAAAAAAGACAATAAAGTTATTCCAGAAAAGATGAAAAGTATTTCTTGGAAAATTAAGCATTTGTTTATTATGATAGATGAAATTACCGGGGATGAAAGTGGAGTAGAGTTTTTAGATGGGGTTAGTAAACTTGTGGAAACGTATAAGTTAATGCTTCCCGAACATGGATTTAATACTAAAATCATTGTAGCTGATGCTTCGATTGTTGATGAAAATATTATCAACCAACATCTTGCTAATAAATCACCTGAACCAGATAAAATATATTTTCGTAAAGCTTCAGATGTGTTTCAAGCTTTGATGTTCAAACAGTTTAAATTTAAAAATTTACCAGCAACTCTTATTAATGCAAATTCCTATCCTGCTCGGAGTTTATCTATTACTTATAAATTAGTCGTAGAATCTTACCAATTTAGTCAGGAGTGTCGTCTTAAACAAAAAAATAATTTAGTCAAAAGCTTGCAACAAGAAATTTTTCAAGATATAAAACTTCTGTTGAGTCGTCCTGATGTCGAGCAAGCGATCGTTTATATTCAAGATAAGCAAAGATTAGCTCAATTAATTGACGGAATTAAAAAACAACAGGAAGATTTTCAGCTATTTCGAGATTACTTAGAAATACACGCTAATATCCCTGAAGAAGAGAAAGAAAAGATTAATAAATATAAAGAGCGTGTCAAAATTGTTTTTATGACAGCATCTGGAAGTAGGGGTCTATCTTTTCCCAAAGCAAAACATATTCTTGTAGAGATTCCTGGCTTTCAGATTGAGAAAAATCTTATGGAAGTCATTCAGGTTATTTATAGAGGGCGTGGAGATGATGAAATAGACAATCAAGACAAGGAACTCATTTTTTACTTAGCAGAACGTTCGGTTTATTATCAAGACGATCTTCAAAATCAACAGTTATCTATACAGGAAAGCGTACTCAATCTTTTAAATATATTGTTAATTTTAAAAGCTTCGATAATGACCAGGATTTTTGGTTCTGGTAAAATTGGTAGAAACCATTTCATGATTATTCCTATTGGTGGTAAATCTGTATTTGCTGTAGGTGGAACTTTTTCAGAGCAAATGGCAAATCTTATCAATGAGCTTAAGCAGGTGCATAGGAAGAATCAGCGCGATGTTTTAGTAGAGAACGTTTACACGCAATTACAAAAATTGTTTAGTCATGCGGAGTTTGTGGTTAGAGATACTACTGAATCTAATTATTTGGATTTTTTATTTTCTAAGCAATTTCCTCAGATTTGTAATAGCCTTGATAAGCTATTAGATTTTGGCAAAATTGAATTGGGTTATATTAGTGGAAGTTTATTGGTAGTTCCTATTCCGGAAAATACTTTAGAGGAAACTTACCAAATGTCACTGCTGGACATTGCTAACTACGCAAATGAAGATTTGTGGCGGAAGATGCAGTACATCAGTCACAGTAAATCTTATCCTGAAAGTTTACAATCTGCAATTAAGGATGCGATTGAGTTAGCGAACAAACTTAGAGATGGTGTAAATACAACACAAAAGTTCGAGCAGGGTAGCAAGTGTTCAGATCGATATTATGCTTTTCCTTTATTTGCGTTTATGAGCGGTAACGCTATGAGTGAATATTTTTCTAGCAATCCAGAAGAACCAAAAGAAGAGTCTTTTCGCGATATTCTTGCTACTTATATTCGGACGCTCTATCCTGTAGGGAATATTTTTCCTATCGGTCATAATTATCAAGATTTTCCTTTTGTTGTATTTAGAAGTTATAGTTTGGAGGAAATGAGGCAAAAGATTTTTACGGATAAATATTTGTTAAGTTCTAATGAGTTAAATGTTCTCAATTTGATTCTTTCAAAAGAAACAATTTAA
- a CDS encoding PstS family phosphate ABC transporter substrate-binding protein — protein sequence MKKLVNLGFALGALVITTHYSIPVSYSQTTTQTIRTDGSSTVYPITQAIAKEYQSSQNNKTQVIVNVSGTSGGFEKFCTGKTDISNASRPIAKEEMEACRKNSVRYIELPIAFDALSVVVNPKNNWAKDITVAELKKIWEPAAQGKITRWNQVRASWPNRPLKLYGAGSKSGTFDYFTEAVVGKARASRTDYTPSEDDEVLAEGISKDQDALGYFGYAYLEKHKSKLKALAVNSGSGAVLPSRETVEKAKYQPLSRPLFIYVNPWAAENKQAVYQFVDFYLKKAPVVSASVGYVPLPEEAYRIDYVHFHKGKVGTVFEGKSQFDLTIGELLRKRKQF from the coding sequence ATGAAAAAATTAGTCAATCTGGGTTTTGCATTGGGGGCTTTGGTAATAACAACTCATTACTCCATACCAGTTAGTTATTCACAAACCACGACACAAACAATCAGAACTGATGGTTCTAGTACAGTTTATCCAATAACACAAGCGATCGCAAAAGAATATCAGTCATCCCAAAACAATAAAACACAAGTGATAGTTAATGTTTCTGGTACGAGCGGTGGTTTTGAAAAATTCTGTACTGGAAAAACAGATATTAGTAATGCTTCGAGACCTATTGCCAAGGAGGAGATGGAAGCGTGTAGGAAAAATAGTGTGAGGTATATAGAACTCCCTATTGCTTTTGATGCTCTTAGCGTAGTTGTCAATCCGAAAAATAATTGGGCAAAAGACATTACTGTAGCAGAGCTTAAAAAAATTTGGGAACCTGCGGCTCAAGGAAAAATCACCCGTTGGAATCAGGTACGTGCATCTTGGCCCAACCGGCCTTTAAAATTGTATGGTGCAGGTAGCAAGTCTGGCACTTTTGATTACTTTACTGAAGCAGTTGTTGGCAAAGCTAGAGCAAGTCGTACTGACTACACACCTAGCGAAGACGATGAAGTTTTAGCAGAGGGAATCAGCAAAGACCAAGATGCTTTGGGCTACTTTGGCTATGCTTATCTTGAAAAACATAAGAGTAAGTTAAAAGCGCTAGCTGTTAATAGTGGATCTGGAGCCGTGCTACCATCACGTGAAACCGTGGAAAAAGCTAAGTATCAACCGCTATCAAGACCTTTGTTTATTTATGTCAATCCTTGGGCGGCTGAAAACAAACAAGCGGTTTACCAGTTTGTCGATTTCTATCTGAAAAAAGCGCCTGTAGTATCAGCTTCTGTAGGCTACGTACCTTTACCAGAAGAAGCTTACCGTATCGATTATGTTCACTTCCACAAAGGGAAGGTAGGAACAGTGTTTGAAGGAAAGTCACAGTTCGACCTGACAATTGGGGAATTATTACGGAAACGAAAGCAGTTTTAA
- a CDS encoding chromate transporter, protein MSQNTEGTQSPEQQIPYAELAPQQQKQRLKELALVFLKLGAIAFGGPAAHIAMMDDEVVTRRQWLSREKLLDLLGVTNLIPGPNSTELAIHIGYERAGWRGLLVAGSCFILPAMLIVWTLAAIYDRYQKVPQVEWLLYGIKPVIIAIVAQALWQLGKKAIKNIPTAITAGATIIAFFLGVDELLLLLLAGLGVMLVKNLWRNKGRTTGAWLLPASFFLAQTGASTPVAASSVSWLNVFLFFLKIGSVLYGSGYVLLAFLQRELVERNQWLTSQQLLDAVAIGQFTPGPVFTTATFIGYLLGGHAGAIAGTIGIFLPAFVLVWIINPWVPKLRQSPWVSRFLDGVNAASLGLMAVVTYTLGRAALVDLLTIVLAVLSAIVVFRFKVNSAWLVLAGGIVGLVAKLLT, encoded by the coding sequence ATGTCTCAAAATACTGAAGGAACTCAGTCGCCAGAACAACAGATCCCATATGCTGAATTAGCCCCGCAACAACAAAAACAACGACTCAAAGAATTAGCTCTCGTCTTTTTGAAATTGGGTGCAATTGCTTTTGGGGGTCCTGCGGCGCACATCGCCATGATGGATGATGAAGTGGTTACTCGTCGCCAATGGTTGAGCCGCGAGAAACTATTAGATTTGTTAGGTGTCACCAACCTGATACCCGGTCCCAATTCTACCGAGCTTGCTATTCATATTGGTTATGAGAGAGCGGGATGGCGCGGACTGCTCGTTGCAGGTTCATGTTTCATCCTACCTGCCATGCTTATTGTTTGGACACTGGCTGCCATTTACGATCGCTACCAAAAGGTTCCGCAAGTTGAATGGTTGCTCTATGGCATTAAACCCGTCATCATTGCCATTGTGGCACAAGCATTGTGGCAGTTAGGCAAAAAAGCTATTAAGAATATTCCTACCGCCATCACCGCAGGAGCAACGATCATTGCTTTTTTCTTGGGAGTAGATGAACTCCTGTTGCTGCTACTAGCTGGTTTAGGAGTCATGCTGGTGAAAAATTTGTGGCGCAATAAGGGTAGAACAACAGGGGCTTGGCTGTTACCTGCTTCTTTTTTCCTAGCACAAACAGGTGCTTCAACTCCTGTGGCTGCATCATCTGTTAGCTGGCTCAACGTATTTCTTTTCTTTCTGAAAATTGGCTCAGTACTTTATGGTAGCGGCTACGTGCTATTAGCCTTCTTGCAACGAGAACTAGTAGAACGAAATCAATGGCTGACCTCCCAACAACTTCTAGATGCAGTTGCTATTGGTCAGTTTACACCAGGTCCCGTATTCACGACAGCAACCTTTATTGGCTATCTGTTGGGTGGTCATGCAGGAGCGATCGCAGGAACAATTGGCATTTTTCTTCCCGCCTTTGTTTTGGTATGGATAATTAACCCTTGGGTTCCAAAGTTGCGTCAATCGCCTTGGGTCAGTCGTTTCTTAGATGGAGTCAATGCAGCTTCTTTGGGGTTAATGGCAGTAGTCACTTATACTCTTGGACGTGCTGCACTGGTAGATCTGTTAACAATTGTATTGGCGGTTTTGAGTGCAATCGTGGTGTTCCGTTTTAAGGTAAACTCCGCTTGGTTAGTTCTTGCAGGGGGAATAGTAGGTTTGGTGGCAAAATTGTTAACTTAG
- a CDS encoding DUF433 domain-containing protein, which translates to MKLDRITSNPNRMNGQPCIRNLRLTVRRVIELLATYPEREELSQEFPELEEEDIRQALIFASSYLDDRIIELSQSCH; encoded by the coding sequence ATGAAATTAGACCGTATCACCAGCAATCCCAATCGGATGAATGGACAGCCCTGCATTCGTAATCTTCGTCTCACAGTTCGTCGGGTTATTGAGTTACTGGCTACTTATCCAGAGCGAGAAGAACTGAGTCAAGAGTTCCCGGAACTGGAAGAAGAAGACATTCGGCAAGCTTTAATTTTTGCCTCTTCCTACTTGGACGATCGCATTATTGAGCTATCTCAAAGCTGTCACTGA
- a CDS encoding type II toxin-antitoxin system VapC family toxin — translation MTHYLLNTNILLRSRDIASPDYNLVLRTIKHLISNYHRCFITSQVLIEFWVVATRPVAVNGLGWTPEEAERAVQMLINQFEWLEETPDIFRLWFSLATTYKISGKRTHDLRIQAVMLAHNISHLLTLNPKDFVAVEGITIIHPNSINS, via the coding sequence ATGACTCATTATCTATTAAATACTAATATCCTTTTACGTTCAAGAGATATAGCTTCACCCGATTACAATCTTGTCCTTAGAACAATAAAGCATCTAATATCTAATTATCACCGATGTTTTATTACATCTCAAGTTTTAATTGAATTTTGGGTTGTAGCCACTCGTCCTGTTGCTGTAAATGGATTGGGGTGGACACCAGAAGAAGCCGAACGAGCAGTGCAAATGCTAATAAATCAGTTTGAGTGGCTAGAAGAAACACCAGATATATTTCGCCTTTGGTTTAGCCTTGCTACAACTTACAAGATTTCAGGCAAACGCACCCACGATTTACGTATACAAGCAGTGATGCTTGCTCATAACATCAGCCATCTTCTTACTTTAAACCCAAAAGACTTTGTAGCAGTTGAAGGAATTACTATTATTCACCCCAATAGCATAAACAGCTAG